From Herbaspirillum sp. WKF16:
AGGAGACGTTGATCACCTGGCCGTGTCCTTGCTCGCGCATGCGCGGCAGCACGGCGGCGATGCCGTGCAGCACGCCGCGGATGTTGACGTCGATCATGCGGTTCCACTCATCGAGCTTGAGCGCGGCCAGGGGCGAGAGCGGCATCACGCCGGCGTTGTTGACGATCACGTCGACGCGGCCGAAGCGGGCGACGGCCGCGTCGGCGAAGGCCTGGACGTCGGCCATGTCGGTCACGTCCAGCGCGCGCGGCTCGACCGTGCCGCCGGCGGCGCGGATCCCGGCGGCCAGCTGTTCGAGGCGTTCGGTGCGGCGCGCGCCTATCATCAGCGCGTGGCCGCGCGCGGCCAGCAGGCGGGCGGCCGCCAGGCCGATACCGCTGCTGGCGCCGGTGACGAGGATGACCTTGGGGGAAGTCGCGGTGGGGGTAGTCATGGCATTGCTCCTTTGTCATGCGCCGCGCCGGATGTGGCGGCGATGCAGGCATGATAGGAAGCGCCGGCTGCCGCGAACATGCACGGGGTTCCGCCATTTCAGCCTATTCCTGCATTTCGGGCGGCGGTTGTCGGCGGGGGCGATCCGGGCTTACAATTGAAAATAATTCGCATTTCCATCCATCGACGACTATAACGATCGGCGTCCCGCAACGCCGGCAGGGAGCAGCCATGCCCGGTGCAGAATCGGCCTTGCAGCAGCAACTGAGTTCGCTCTATCGCAGCCACCATGGGTGGCTGCACGGCTGGTTGCGCAAGAAGCTGGGCTGCGGCCACCATGCGGCCGATGTCGCGCACGATACCTTCCTGCGCATCGTCGCCTCGCGCGATGCCTTGCTGGGCATGCGCGAGCCGCGCGCCTTCCTGACCACCACTGCCAAGCGCTTGCTGATCGACCAGGCGCGCCGCCAGAACATCGAACAGGCCTACCTGGCCGAACTGGCGGCGCTGGCCGACCGCCTGCCGGGTTATCCCTCGCCGGAAGAGATCTTGCTGGCGGTGCAGGCCTTGCAGCAGATCGGCGCCGCGCTGGAGGGCCTGCCCGGGAAGCCGCGCGAGGCCTTCCTGCTGCATTACCTCGAAGGCATGTCGCAGGCCGAGGTGGCGGCGGCGCTGGGCGTGTCGGCGCGGATGGTGCACAAGCACCTGGTCAAGGCGCTGCTGCATTGCCGCCACGCCTGCCCGGCGCTGGACGGAGCGGCAAGCTGAAATGAACCAGGCGCACGGACAGTCCGACACCGAATCGCTGGAACGGCAGGCCGCCGAATGGCTGGTGCGCCTGGGCGCCGGCACGGCCGTCGAACGCCGCCGCGCGGCCGAGGCCTTTGCCGCCTGGAAGCAGGCCGACCCGCGCCATGCCCGCGCCGCCGCCGGCATGGAGCGCTTCCTGGCGCAGTTCGAACAGGCGCGCCAGCCGGGCGACGACGACGGCCGCGCGGCGCGCATGGCGCTGGAGGCCGCCCGTCCCAAGCGCGGCGGCAACCGGGTGCGGCGCGCGGTGGCCGCGCTGTGCCTGGCGCTGGCGATGGGGGTGCCGGCATACTCGGTGCTGCAGGCTTATCCGCCGGCGTTGCTGATGGCGGACCTGCGTACCGCCGACGGCGCCTGGCAGACCCACACGCTGGAAGACGGCACCCGCATCACCTTGCAGGGCGGCAGCGCCGTCAACTTGCGTTACGACGCCCGGCGCCGCGCCGTGCAACTGCTGCGCGGCGAGATCCTGGTGCAGGTCGCCCGGGATGCGGCGCGCCCGTTCCTGGTCGAGACCGCGCAGGGCAGCATCCGTGCGCTGGGAACGCGCTTCGTGGTGCAGGAGGCCGCCGCCGTGACCACCTTGTCGATGCTGGAGTCCAAGGTGCGCGTGCGCGGCGTGGCCGACGCGTCCGACGGCGGCGTCACCGTCGGCGCCGGGCAGCGTGTGCGCATCACCGCCGCCGGCGTGGGCGCGGTCGAGGCGGTGGACGCCGCGGGCATCGAGGACGCCTGGCGCTACCGGCAACTGGTGGTGGGCGACCAGCCGCTGGGCGAGGTGCTGGACCAGCTGGCGCGCAACCGGCCCGGCGTGATCCGCTACGATCGCGCGCAGATCGAGGGCATCCGCGTGTCGGCGGTGCTGCCGCTGGATGACACCGACCGCGCGCTGCAATTGCTGAAAAACAATTTCCCCGGATTGCGCATCCGGAGCTTCTCATCGTGGCTGGTGTGGGTCGATGCGCCCGGCGGCAAGCCGGCTGAAAAAAATTAGCGCGGGCGGTTCCGGTTTGGCGAAGTCATCCGTCAAGCAGGCAAGAGCAAACCAAAGGAACCGCCGCCATGTCCGATTTCACGCTTCATTCTCATCCGCTTTCTCGTCCGCTTTCCCGCGCGGTGCGCGCCGCCTGCCTCGGCTGGCTGGCCTGCGCCGCCGTCCTGCCCGCCGCCCAGGCGCAGAACCAGCGCGCCGAGCGCCAGGTGGCGTCCTACGACATTCCCGCCGGCGCGCTGGCCGATGCCCTGAACCGCTTCGCGCAGCAGGCGCGGGTGTCGATCGTGATGGATGCGGCCAGCCTCAAGGGGTTGCAGTCGCCGGGGCTCAAGGGCAGCTATACCGTCGAGGAGGGATTCGGCAGCCTGCTCAAGGGCAGCGGCCACACCGTCGCGCGCACGCCGGCAGGTTATGTGCTGCGCCCCCAGTCCGCAGTGCCGGCCGGCGGCGACGCGCCATTGCCCGAGGTGCGGGTGAGCGCGGACGCCCTGGCGGAGGCCGCCGGCAGCTATGTGGCGCGCCGCAGCGCGACCGCCACCAAGACCGATACGCCCCTGCTGGAGGTGCCGCAATCGGTGTCGGTGATCACTGCGCAGGAAGTGGAAGACAAGGGCGCCACCACGCTCACCGACATCCTGGCGCAGACGCCAGGGGTGATGGTGAACCCCTACGGCTTCGATGCCCGCGCGCCGGACTGGGTCACGCTGCGCGGTTTCGACAGCTGGTACACCGGCAGCTACCGCGACGGCCTGATCCAGAACGTCGGCGTGACCTTCCTGGGCGTGCAGACCGAGGTGTATGGCCTGGAACGCATCGAGGTGCTGCGCGGGCCGTCTTCCGTGATGTTCGGCAAGGGCGACGCCGGCGGCGTGGTCAACCGCGTCAGCAAGCTGCCGTCGGCCGATGCGCCGCGCGAGATCGCGCTGCAGCTGGGCAGCTTCGACCGGCGCCAGGTGGCGGCCGACGTCGGCGGCAAGATCGACGAGGATGGCAAGCTGCTGTTTCGCGTGGTCGGCCTGGATCTCGATACCGGCACCCAGGAGCGCTACCCCGGCGGCGAGCGCATGAAGCGCAAGCGGCAATACCTGGCGCCCTCGCTGCGCTGGCAGATCTCGCCGCAGACCTCGCTGGTGCTGCAGGCCGAGATGCTGCGCGATGACGCCTCCGACGACGTGCAGTTCGTCACCGGCGCCAACGGTCTGCCCACTGCAGTCAAGGAGGGCGATCCTGGCTACAGCCGCATCAAGACCGACACCGACGCCTTCGGCTACCAGTTCGAGCACCTGCTCGACGGCGGCTGGACGCTGAGCCAGAAGGCGCGCTATGCCTACCGCAGCATGGACAAGCATCACATCCAGTCGTCCCTCGATACCGACGAGGTCACGCTGTTGCGCCAGGCGCGGCACGACGTCGAGTCGGTCAACGACCTCGCGGTCGACACCTCGCTGTCGGGCGAGATCGGACTGGGGGCGACGCGCCATCGACTGCTGTTCGGGGTCGACTACAACCGTTCCCGCGCCAACTGGTGGCGCAACACCGGCGCCGCGCCCAGCCTGGACATGAACAACCCGGTCTACGGCGTGCTTATCCCCGAGCCGCAGACGCCGGCCGCCAACCTGCGCTTGACCAGCACCCAACTGGGTGCCTACGCGCAGGACCAGGTGGCGTTCGGCCAAGCCTGGCGGCTCACCATCGGCGGCCGCTACGACCACGTCAAGTCCGACAACGACGACCGCTTCAATGCCGTCCGCACGACCCAGAAGGATGAAGCCTTCAGCGGGCGCATCGGGATCAACTACCTGCTCGGCGGCGGCTGGTCGCCCTATGTGAGCCATTCCGAATCCTTCCTTCCCAACATCGGCGCGGATGCCGCCGGGCGCGCCTTCACGCCCAGCCGCGCGCGCCAGAACGAAGTGGGGCTGAAGTACATGCCGGCCGACGGTTCGGTGTCGTTCGCGGCGGCGCTGTTCGACCTGACCAAGACCGCCGTGGTCAGCTACGACCCGGACACCTTCGAGGCGCGCCAGATCGGCCGCGTGCGCTCGCGCGGGCTGGAGCTGGAAGCCAAGGCGGCGTTGACGCGCAGGCTGAAGATGACCGCCGGCTTCACCGCCCTCGACATCAAGGTGCAGGCCGGCGCCGATCCCTCCGAGGTCGGCCGCACTCCGATGCTCACGCCGCAGCGCAGCGCCTCGCTGTGGCTCGACTACGCGGCCGACGCCTGGCTGCCGGGCCTGTCGGTGGGCGGCGGGCTGCGCTACATCGGCAGGAATTGGGACGACGCCGCCAACACCAGCGCACAGCCCGGCTATACGCTGGCCGACGCGGCCATCCGCTATGAGACCGGTCCGTGGAAGTTCTCGGTGAGCGCCGCCAACCTGTTCGACCGCCGCTATTACGCCGGGCACGGCTACGGCAGCTGGTACCGCGGCGCCGAGCGCAATGTCGTGCTGACGGCGCGCTACGGCTTCTGAGAAGCCGGCACTAATGCGGCTGCGGCCGGTCACACCGGTTCCGACACGAACCCGGAGGGCTGGACATGGGCAAGATCCTGATCGGCATTTCAGGCTGGCGCTACCCGCCCTGGCGCGGCGGCTTCTATCCCGAGGGGCTGCGCCAGGCCGATGAGCTCTGGTACGCTTCGCGCGCCTTGCCGAGCATCGAGCTCAACGGCTCCTTCTATGCGCTGCAACGGCCGGAAAGCTACGCCAGCTGGTACGACGCCACGCCGCCCGGCTTCGTCTTCAGCCACAAGGGCAACCGCTACATCACCCACACGCTGCGCTTGAACGAGATCGACGGCTCGCTGGCCAACGTGTTTGCCTCGGGGGTGTTCAACCTGAAGGAGAAGCTCGGTCCCTTCCTCTGGCAATTTCCGCCCAGCTTCGCCTATGAGCCGCAGGCGCTGGAGCATTTCCTGAGCCTGCTGCCGCACGACACCGAGGCCGCGCAGGCGCTGGCCGGGCGGCACGAGCCGCGCATGAAGGGCCGGGTGCAGCTGGAGATCGACAAGAAGCGCAAGCTGCGCCACGCAATGGAGATCCGCAACGCCAGCTTCGTGGATGAGTCCTTCATCAGGCTGCTGCGCAAATACAAGGTGGCGCTGGTGGTGGCGGATGCGCCGAAGAAATGGCCCTACCAGGAGGACGTCACCGCCGATTTCATGTACCTGCGCCTGCATGGCGACAAGCGCCTCTATGAGAGCGGCTACAGCGATGAGGCCATCGACGCATGGGCCGCGCGCATCGCCGCGTGGGCGGCGGGAGGACAGCCCCGGGAAGGGCCGCGCATCTCGGATGTCGCGCCGCCCGGGAGGGCCGGGCGCGACGTCTACTGCTATTTCGACAACGACATCAAGGTGAAGGCGCCGTTCGACGCCCGCCGCCTGATCGAACGGCTGGGCTTGAAGCTGGACCTGCTGGCGCCGGGCCGGTTGCCGGAATAGGGCGCCGGCCGGCCATCAGGCCGCGGCGGGGGATGCCGCTTCCCGGCGGATCGCGCCGCGCAGCAGGAGCAGGGCGCCGGCCACGAAGGCGGCCGCCACCAATCCCACTTCGCGCACCGAACCGGTAGCCACCGTCAGCGCGCCGACGGCCGCGCCCAGCGAGAATCCCAGGTACATGAACGAAGCGTTGAGCGACAGCACGATCGAGGCCAGCTTCACGCCGGCGATGTTCATCAGGCGCGCCTGCTGCGCCGGGTGGAAGGCCCAGGCCGACACGCCCCAGACGATCATGGCCAGGTACACCGGCAGCAATGCATAGCCCGGCGAGAGCGTGTAGGCGATGGCCGCCAGCGCCAGGAAGGACAGCATCATGAACATCAGCGACGGCCCCGAGACGCGCGCAAATCCCAGGCGGTCCGACAGCTTGCCGCCGGCCATCACGCCAACCGCGGCCGACACGCCCCACAGCAGCAAACCGTAGCCCACATGCGCGCCGCGCACCTCGGCCACTTCATTGAGGTAGATCGCGAAGTAGGTGTACATGGTGTAGGCGCCGGTGGCCCACAGCAGCGTGGTCAGCAAGCCGTGCAGCACGCGGCCGTTGCGCGCGGCATTGATGCGCTCGCGCAGGCTGGCCACCGGCAGGTGGTCGCCGATGCCGCGCGGCAGGCCGCGCATGAGCCCCAGCATGGCCAGCGCCGACAGGACGGCGACGCCGGCGAAGGTCATGCGCCAGTCGAGGCGGTCGGCGATCAGCACGCCCAGCGGCGCGCCCAGCGCCACGGCGACGGTCAGGCCGCCGCTGACGATGGCCAGCGCGCCGCCGCGCTTGTCGGGCGCCACTAAGGCGCCGGCCAGCGCCATCGCGTTGGGCACGTACAGGCCCGCCGCCATCGCCAGCACGATGCGCGCCAGCAGCAGCGCTTCATAGCCCGGCGCGCGCCAGGCCAGGAGGTTGGCCAGGGCGAACAGGCCCATGGTGGCGATCAGCAGCAGGCGGCGATTGAGCGCACCGGTGAGGGCGGTCAGGATCGGCGAGCTGATGGCATAGGCGGCGGTGAACGCCACCACCAGCTGGCCGGCGATGGCCGGGCTGACGTGCAGGTCGCCGGCGACCGTGGGCAGCATGCCGGCGATCATGAAGCCTTCGGTGCCGATGGCGAAGGTGCCCAGTGCCATCCAGTAGAGCGGGGCGGCGCCCACGGCTGCGGCGGGAGCGGCAGGGCTGGGAGCGGGGGTATCTGCGGTGTTCATGGCGGAATCCTTGTCCTTGGAGTATGCGGTTGCGGTCTGATATGACCGGTCGTCTTAAAATGGTTTAAAAAAACGCCGCCTGAAATGTCGCGCTTCAGGCGGCTTGCTGCGAAATGCCTTGCTGCTGCGGCCGGAGGATCGCCTCAGGCCAGGATCTTGTTGAACGCCAGGTCCATGAACTGCTCGAAGGGCACGCTGCTGCGTTCCACGCGCACCCGCAGGATGGTGCCTTCCCAGGCATTGAGCAGGAAGCTGGCCAACACCCGGGCGCTGGTCTTGCCGGGAATCTGGCCCAGCTTCTGGCCGGCGGCCACCGCGTATTCCAGCTTGTCGGTCCAGCGTTCGTAGACCTCGCCCAGCTGGGCGCGGATCACCGGGCTTTGCTCGGCCAGCTCGGCGCTCATGTTGCCCACCATGCAGCCATGCTGATAACCGCTTTCGGCCATCTTGC
This genomic window contains:
- a CDS encoding SDR family oxidoreductase; this encodes MTTPTATSPKVILVTGASSGIGLAAARLLAARGHALMIGARRTERLEQLAAGIRAAGGTVEPRALDVTDMADVQAFADAAVARFGRVDVIVNNAGVMPLSPLAALKLDEWNRMIDVNIRGVLHGIAAVLPRMREQGHGQVINVSSIGGLAVSPTAAVYCATKFAVRAISDGLRQENDKIRVTSICPGVVESELADTITDEATQALMRDYRRIALDGEAIARAIAYAVEQPDEVDVNEIVVRPTATVGR
- a CDS encoding sigma-70 family RNA polymerase sigma factor is translated as MPGAESALQQQLSSLYRSHHGWLHGWLRKKLGCGHHAADVAHDTFLRIVASRDALLGMREPRAFLTTTAKRLLIDQARRQNIEQAYLAELAALADRLPGYPSPEEILLAVQALQQIGAALEGLPGKPREAFLLHYLEGMSQAEVAAALGVSARMVHKHLVKALLHCRHACPALDGAAS
- a CDS encoding FecR family protein — protein: MNQAHGQSDTESLERQAAEWLVRLGAGTAVERRRAAEAFAAWKQADPRHARAAAGMERFLAQFEQARQPGDDDGRAARMALEAARPKRGGNRVRRAVAALCLALAMGVPAYSVLQAYPPALLMADLRTADGAWQTHTLEDGTRITLQGGSAVNLRYDARRRAVQLLRGEILVQVARDAARPFLVETAQGSIRALGTRFVVQEAAAVTTLSMLESKVRVRGVADASDGGVTVGAGQRVRITAAGVGAVEAVDAAGIEDAWRYRQLVVGDQPLGEVLDQLARNRPGVIRYDRAQIEGIRVSAVLPLDDTDRALQLLKNNFPGLRIRSFSSWLVWVDAPGGKPAEKN
- a CDS encoding TonB-dependent siderophore receptor encodes the protein MSDFTLHSHPLSRPLSRAVRAACLGWLACAAVLPAAQAQNQRAERQVASYDIPAGALADALNRFAQQARVSIVMDAASLKGLQSPGLKGSYTVEEGFGSLLKGSGHTVARTPAGYVLRPQSAVPAGGDAPLPEVRVSADALAEAAGSYVARRSATATKTDTPLLEVPQSVSVITAQEVEDKGATTLTDILAQTPGVMVNPYGFDARAPDWVTLRGFDSWYTGSYRDGLIQNVGVTFLGVQTEVYGLERIEVLRGPSSVMFGKGDAGGVVNRVSKLPSADAPREIALQLGSFDRRQVAADVGGKIDEDGKLLFRVVGLDLDTGTQERYPGGERMKRKRQYLAPSLRWQISPQTSLVLQAEMLRDDASDDVQFVTGANGLPTAVKEGDPGYSRIKTDTDAFGYQFEHLLDGGWTLSQKARYAYRSMDKHHIQSSLDTDEVTLLRQARHDVESVNDLAVDTSLSGEIGLGATRHRLLFGVDYNRSRANWWRNTGAAPSLDMNNPVYGVLIPEPQTPAANLRLTSTQLGAYAQDQVAFGQAWRLTIGGRYDHVKSDNDDRFNAVRTTQKDEAFSGRIGINYLLGGGWSPYVSHSESFLPNIGADAAGRAFTPSRARQNEVGLKYMPADGSVSFAAALFDLTKTAVVSYDPDTFEARQIGRVRSRGLELEAKAALTRRLKMTAGFTALDIKVQAGADPSEVGRTPMLTPQRSASLWLDYAADAWLPGLSVGGGLRYIGRNWDDAANTSAQPGYTLADAAIRYETGPWKFSVSAANLFDRRYYAGHGYGSWYRGAERNVVLTARYGF
- a CDS encoding DUF72 domain-containing protein, translating into MGKILIGISGWRYPPWRGGFYPEGLRQADELWYASRALPSIELNGSFYALQRPESYASWYDATPPGFVFSHKGNRYITHTLRLNEIDGSLANVFASGVFNLKEKLGPFLWQFPPSFAYEPQALEHFLSLLPHDTEAAQALAGRHEPRMKGRVQLEIDKKRKLRHAMEIRNASFVDESFIRLLRKYKVALVVADAPKKWPYQEDVTADFMYLRLHGDKRLYESGYSDEAIDAWAARIAAWAAGGQPREGPRISDVAPPGRAGRDVYCYFDNDIKVKAPFDARRLIERLGLKLDLLAPGRLPE
- a CDS encoding MFS transporter: MNTADTPAPSPAAPAAAVGAAPLYWMALGTFAIGTEGFMIAGMLPTVAGDLHVSPAIAGQLVVAFTAAYAISSPILTALTGALNRRLLLIATMGLFALANLLAWRAPGYEALLLARIVLAMAAGLYVPNAMALAGALVAPDKRGGALAIVSGGLTVAVALGAPLGVLIADRLDWRMTFAGVAVLSALAMLGLMRGLPRGIGDHLPVASLRERINAARNGRVLHGLLTTLLWATGAYTMYTYFAIYLNEVAEVRGAHVGYGLLLWGVSAAVGVMAGGKLSDRLGFARVSGPSLMFMMLSFLALAAIAYTLSPGYALLPVYLAMIVWGVSAWAFHPAQQARLMNIAGVKLASIVLSLNASFMYLGFSLGAAVGALTVATGSVREVGLVAAAFVAGALLLLRGAIRREAASPAAA
- a CDS encoding TetR/AcrR family transcriptional regulator; the encoded protein is MSKPNTRDQIFDAALKLLSERSFNACSVQDITTEAGVPKGSFYNHFESKEALAAEIVTHYGVLGKWREMLLDDAIPPLERLRRYFTIVNGKMAESGYQHGCMVGNMSAELAEQSPVIRAQLGEVYERWTDKLEYAVAAGQKLGQIPGKTSARVLASFLLNAWEGTILRVRVERSSVPFEQFMDLAFNKILA